Sequence from the Microbacterium dextranolyticum genome:
CCACAACTGGTCCTGCAGTGTGGGTCCCACGCCGCGGGCCTGGCCCGACTTGCCCGACGTCAGAGCAGGCGCCGCTCGCTCGCCCAGGCGGTGAGTTCGTGCCGCGACGACAGTTGCAGCTTGCGCAGCACGGCCGACACGTGGGTCTCGACGGTCTTGATGGAGATGAACAGCGCGGTGGCGACCTCTTTGTAGGCGTAGCCACGGGCGATGAGGCGCATGACCTCCTGCTCGCGCGCCGACAGGCGGTCGAGCTCGTCGTCGACCGCCGCCGTCTCGCCCGCGACGGCGCCGAACGCATCGAGGACGAACCCGGCCAGGCGCGGCGAGAACACGGCATCGCCGCCTGCCACAGCGAAGGCGGCACGGCTCACCTCCGCGCCCGACGAGCCCTTCGTGATGTAGCCCCTCGCCCCCGCGCGGATCACGCGGACGACGTCTTCGGCGGCGTCCGAGACGCTCAGCGCGAGAAAGCGCGTCGGCACTCCGGCCGATGCACGGATCACCTCCTCGCCTCCGGTGGCCTCGCCGCCCGTACCGCCCGGCAGGTGCACGTCGAGCAGGACCACGTCGGGCCGCGTCTCGGCGACGACCGCGATCGCCCCGGGAACGTCGGATGCCTCGCCGACGACGCTCACCGCGTCGTCGAGGTCACTGCGCAGCCCGGATCGGAAGATGGAGTGGTCGTCGACGATGACGACGCGGATGCCCTCAGCCACGACCGTCCGCCCCGTCGCCGTCGTACCGCAGATGCACCTCGGTGCCGCCTTCGTCCGACGACACCATCGCCGTGCCGCCGATGCGTCGCATCCGCCCGATGATCGACTGCCGCACGCCCAGCCGGTCGTCCGGCACCTCATCGAGGTCGAATCCCGCGCCGCGGTCGCGGACGTACACGTCCACGCCGCCTGCCCGGCCCTCGATGTAGACCGAGACGTCACCTCCGGCGTGTCGGGCGGCGTTGAGCATCGCCTCACGCGCGGCGGCGGCGACCTCGCCGCTGGCCCGCTCCGTCGAGGCCCCCGCGGCGACGACGTCGATGCGCACGGGGAAGTCCAGCTCCAGTGCGGCGGCGTAGTCGCGCAGATCGGTGGGCAGGTCGCTGTCGGCGGGCTGGTCTCCGTCGTAGAGCCAGGCACGCAGCTCGCGCTCCTGCGCGCGGGCGAGCCGGGCGATCTCACTCGATGCCCCGCTGCGGTTCTGGATGAGGGCGAGGGTCTGCAGCACGGAGTCATGGAGGTGGGCGGCCATCTCGGCGCGCTGCTCTTCGCGGATGCGCCGCACGCGCTCGCCCGAGAGTTCACGCCAGCGCTCGATCAGGTTGGACGACATCAGCAGCGCCAGGCCCAGGAGCGGAATCAGCACGAGCGCCGCGACCGCAAGGCCCCCGTCGCGTGCACCGGCGACCAGCACCACCGACAGGCCGATGAGCACGAGACCGCCCACGACCCGCACCAGTCCGGCGTGGCGTGGCCCCCGCGCCGGGTCGCCGCGGTCGAC
This genomic interval carries:
- a CDS encoding LuxR C-terminal-related transcriptional regulator, with protein sequence MAEGIRVVIVDDHSIFRSGLRSDLDDAVSVVGEASDVPGAIAVVAETRPDVVLLDVHLPGGTGGEATGGEEVIRASAGVPTRFLALSVSDAAEDVVRVIRAGARGYITKGSSGAEVSRAAFAVAGGDAVFSPRLAGFVLDAFGAVAGETAAVDDELDRLSAREQEVMRLIARGYAYKEVATALFISIKTVETHVSAVLRKLQLSSRHELTAWASERRLL
- a CDS encoding ATP-binding protein; its protein translation is MRIPAEWLAPAPGAVVRDAVEGPILLRPVPPPRPPLVRPRECLVAGVAEGIAIHLGAPIGAVRALFVVLACFGGAGILLYAWCWALAPRAAGDESVSCTAPVAWLLTITAALSALAAAITIDRQSTDPFGYVGAWPLVPLVALAAVAAVGAGVWAALVDRGDPARGPRHAGLVRVVGGLVLIGLSVVLVAGARDGGLAVAALVLIPLLGLALLMSSNLIERWRELSGERVRRIREEQRAEMAAHLHDSVLQTLALIQNRSGASSEIARLARAQERELRAWLYDGDQPADSDLPTDLRDYAAALELDFPVRIDVVAAGASTERASGEVAAAAREAMLNAARHAGGDVSVYIEGRAGGVDVYVRDRGAGFDLDEVPDDRLGVRQSIIGRMRRIGGTAMVSSDEGGTEVHLRYDGDGADGRG